One genomic region from Proteus vulgaris encodes:
- the glnG gene encoding nitrogen regulation protein NR(I), producing the protein MQKGNVWVVDDDSSIRWVLERAISREGLSCKTFEHANDVLNALNTEIPDVLLSDIRMPDIDGLSLLKIIKEQYPTLPVIIMTAHSDLDAAVNAYQQGAFDYLPKPFDIDETLALIDRAITHYREQKQPNNDETSLQSVSDMIGEAPAMQEVYRIIGRLSRSSISVLINGESGTGKELVAHALHRHSPRSSSPFIALNMAAIPKDLIESELFGHEKGAFTGASQVRQGRFEQANGGSLFLDEIGDMPLDIQTRLLRVLAEGQFYRVGGYAPVKVDVRIIAATHQDLEKRVQAGDFREDLYHRLNVIRIQLPPLRDRTEDIPSLARYFLQKTAKELGVETKALHQQSLQIMMEYNWSGNVRQLENVCRWLTVMTASQEIMPQDLPQEIRQPDEKAKNISRIASSQHWSQHLSLWADEALGEGKENILTDALPQFERTLLLSALAYTQGHKQDAARLLGWGRNTLTRKLKELGIEEY; encoded by the coding sequence ATGCAAAAAGGAAATGTATGGGTTGTTGATGATGACAGCTCTATTCGCTGGGTACTTGAACGCGCTATTTCTCGTGAAGGTCTGTCATGTAAAACCTTTGAACATGCGAATGATGTGCTTAATGCACTTAATACAGAAATACCTGATGTATTGTTATCAGACATTCGTATGCCTGATATTGATGGTTTATCTCTTCTAAAAATAATTAAAGAACAATATCCAACTCTGCCCGTGATTATTATGACGGCACATTCTGATCTCGATGCGGCTGTTAATGCCTATCAACAAGGGGCATTTGATTACTTACCAAAGCCGTTCGATATCGACGAAACGTTGGCACTAATTGATCGCGCCATTACTCATTATCGCGAGCAAAAACAACCGAATAACGATGAAACTTCATTGCAATCAGTTTCAGATATGATTGGCGAAGCACCTGCAATGCAAGAGGTTTACCGTATTATTGGTCGGCTTTCTCGCTCTTCAATTAGTGTGCTGATTAATGGGGAATCAGGGACAGGGAAAGAATTAGTGGCACATGCATTACATCGCCACAGCCCAAGATCTTCCTCTCCTTTTATCGCCTTAAATATGGCAGCCATTCCTAAAGACCTGATTGAATCAGAGCTTTTTGGTCACGAAAAAGGCGCATTTACAGGTGCTTCTCAAGTACGACAAGGTCGATTTGAACAAGCGAATGGCGGCTCACTGTTTCTTGATGAAATTGGCGATATGCCTCTTGATATTCAAACACGTTTACTGCGAGTCCTTGCTGAAGGGCAATTCTATCGAGTAGGTGGTTATGCCCCTGTAAAAGTCGATGTACGTATTATTGCCGCTACACATCAAGATTTAGAAAAGCGAGTTCAAGCAGGTGATTTTCGTGAAGATCTCTATCATCGACTCAATGTAATACGTATTCAGTTACCCCCATTACGAGATAGAACGGAAGATATTCCCAGCTTAGCACGCTATTTTCTACAAAAAACAGCAAAAGAATTAGGTGTCGAAACCAAAGCGCTTCATCAGCAAAGTTTGCAAATAATGATGGAATACAACTGGTCAGGTAACGTCAGACAATTAGAGAATGTGTGTCGCTGGTTAACCGTAATGACGGCAAGCCAAGAGATAATGCCTCAAGATTTACCACAAGAAATTCGCCAACCTGATGAGAAAGCCAAAAATATCAGTCGAATTGCTTCTTCTCAACATTGGTCACAGCACCTTTCATTATGGGCAGATGAAGCATTAGGGGAAGGAAAAGAAAATATCTTAACAGATGCCCTACCTCAATTTGAACGCACATTATTACTTAGTGCCTTGGCATACACACAAGGACATAAACAAGATGCGGCAAGATTATTAGGTTGGGGAAGAAATACATTAACCCGTAAATTAAAAGAGTTAGGGATAGAGGAATATTGA
- the hemN gene encoding oxygen-independent coproporphyrinogen III oxidase: MSEQTIIWDLDLIHKYNYSGPRYTSYPTALEFNQQYGDDDFIKATQRYLERPLSLYIHIPFCHKLCYFCGCNKIITRHKHKADEYLDVLEKEIINRARYFKDRKVTQMHWGGGTPTFLDKQQISRLVSLLRHHFHFVDNAELSIEIDPREIELDVIDHLRHEGFNRLSMGVQDFNKEVQQKVNREQDEAFIFALVERAREVGFHSTSIDLIYGLPKQTKESFAFTLKRVIELSPDRLSVFNYAHLPNLFAAQRKIKDEDLPLAEEKLEILQETISTLTTNGYQFIGMDHFAKPDDELAVAQRKGILHRNFQGYTTHEECDLLGMGVSAISMLGDNYAQNEKVLKEYYARVNSEGNALWRGLSLTNDDCIRRDVIKTLICNFSLRFSDIEKMHNIVFHDYFKEDLELLVPMKDDGLVEITVDGIQVTPRGRLLIRNICMCFDTYLRNQMRQRQFSRVI, from the coding sequence AGTATAACTATTCAGGTCCTCGCTATACATCATACCCAACAGCATTAGAGTTTAATCAGCAATATGGCGATGATGATTTTATCAAAGCGACTCAACGTTATCTTGAGCGCCCTTTATCGCTTTATATTCATATCCCTTTCTGCCATAAGCTGTGCTATTTCTGCGGCTGTAATAAAATTATTACGCGGCATAAACATAAGGCAGATGAATATCTTGATGTTTTAGAAAAAGAAATTATTAACAGGGCTCGTTATTTTAAAGACAGAAAAGTGACTCAAATGCATTGGGGTGGGGGCACACCTACTTTTCTGGATAAGCAACAAATTAGCCGATTGGTTTCGCTATTACGTCACCATTTTCATTTTGTTGATAATGCAGAACTCTCTATTGAAATCGATCCTCGTGAAATTGAGCTAGATGTTATCGATCATCTGCGCCATGAAGGATTTAATCGCCTAAGTATGGGTGTGCAAGATTTCAATAAAGAAGTACAACAAAAAGTCAATCGTGAGCAAGATGAAGCGTTTATTTTTGCATTGGTAGAGCGTGCGCGTGAAGTGGGTTTTCACTCCACCAGCATTGACTTAATTTATGGTTTACCTAAGCAAACCAAAGAGAGTTTTGCCTTTACATTAAAACGCGTTATTGAATTATCACCCGATAGATTAAGTGTTTTCAATTATGCACACTTACCTAATTTATTCGCTGCTCAGCGTAAAATTAAAGATGAAGATCTCCCTTTAGCTGAAGAAAAATTAGAAATATTACAAGAAACAATTTCTACGCTGACAACAAACGGCTATCAGTTTATTGGTATGGATCACTTTGCTAAACCTGATGACGAATTAGCCGTTGCTCAGCGCAAAGGTATTTTACATCGTAATTTCCAAGGCTATACCACTCATGAAGAGTGTGATTTATTAGGCATGGGAGTTTCTGCAATAAGTATGTTAGGCGATAACTATGCGCAAAATGAAAAAGTATTGAAAGAGTATTATGCGCGTGTAAATAGTGAAGGGAATGCACTATGGCGAGGTTTATCTCTGACTAATGATGATTGTATTCGTCGAGATGTAATTAAAACCTTAATTTGTAATTTTAGTCTGCGTTTTTCTGATATTGAAAAAATGCACAATATTGTCTTCCATGACTATTTTAAAGAAGATTTAGAATTACTTGTGCCAATGAAGGATGATGGTTTAGTTGAAATAACAGTAGACGGTATCCAAGTTACACCACGAGGACGTTTGCTAATTCGTAATATCTGTATGTGTTTTGATACCTATTTACGAAATCAAATGCGCCAACGTCAATTCTCGCGTGTTATTTAA